The following nucleotide sequence is from Coleofasciculaceae cyanobacterium.
CTGTTCGAGATCTACACCCCCAGGTATAATGTGGATTTTATTTAAGGGTACAGCATACTGTTGATGGAGTATGTCTTTAAAGGCTTGAGAAAGGACAATAAAACGGCTTGCTCGACGGTAAACAATTTGTTCCAAAGTTTTTTTCACCCAAGCTTCTAGTGCTTTTTGGCTTTCTACATCACTTTCCAATGCCCAAGGACCATGAAAATGAAATACCAGAGGAAGATTGCCGAGTTGATTGAGAATGGGAAAAGTATAAAGCGCAAAATGTGCCACAACCAAATCGTATTCTGTCGATGCTAATTGTTTTACTGACTGTCTAATTCCCTGCCATCGATTTAATAAGGAGGTTTCAGTCGGAGCAAAAGCTTGAATCGATTGTTGAGTAATAGCTGCAATTTGCTCAGAACCAGTGAGTAATCCTTGAATGTCTACACCAACTTTTGGTAAATACCGACTACAACCATAATAATAGCGGTTGAGTCCTCCTGACTGTTCCGGAAACCAGCCCATGCCTATTTGTAAAGTTTTCATGACAATTTACATAAAGTTACGTTTGTGATTAATCTCAATTTTGTCTAGCGTAGCCAGCCATCTTAACCAACGAGCACCGATATTAAGCTCTTTTTAGATTTATTTGTTATTTTTTGCTATATATTTACTAGTATTATTACTTAAATACAATTTAATGCAATTTTAATCTAATTAAGAAAACAAGCTTAAAGTTAATAGTTTTATTTGTAGCTTCGTATTTTAAACTACGTTTGAATGACAAGATATAGCATGAAAATCGCCTTAGTACATGACTATTTAACACAGAGGGGAGGAGCAGAAAGGGTCTTTGAACTATTGTGCAGTTACTTTCCCCAAGCAGACATCTTTACATCCGTATATAACCCGGATAATACTATCAGTTTAGGAAATCGCCAGGTCAATACTACCGCTTTACAATATTTGCCAGGAGCAACTCGATACTTTCGTTTGTTTGCTCCACTTTATTATCCAATGTTTAGAACTATAGATTTAGGCGATTACGATTTAGTAATTAGCAGCACCAGTAGTTTTGCTAAAGCTGTTCGCACCAAAGCATCGGCAACACATATCTGTTTTTGTCACAATGTAACTCGCTTCCTCTGGGATACACCGACTTATCTGCAACAGTATTCTAACTATAAGAAATACTATTTTTTAATTGAGAAGGTATTTAGTCATATGCGAAAAGTCGATCTAAAATATGCTAGTGAACCAGATTTGTATATTGCTAATTCTAGTACTGTTGCCGAGAGAATTAGGCAATATTATGGTAGAACGTCAGTTACCATCAATTATCCTATTGATAGCAAAAACTTCTATTTCTCAGACAGCAAAGATGATTTTTATTTAGTTGCTTGTCGTTTGTTTGGCTATAAAAAAGTCGCTGTAATTATCGAAGCTTTTAATCAATTACAACTACCATTGTGGATCATTGGCGATGGGCCAGAAAGAAAACAGTTAGAAGCTCAAGCAAATGATAACATCCAGTTTTTAGGTTATGTCAGCGATCGGCGACGACGAGAGCTGATGGCAAAAGCTAAGACAGTAGTGGTAGCTGCTTTAGAAGATTATGGTTTAGTACCTGTAGAAGCCAATGCGAGCGGTACACCAGTAATTTCCTATGGAGCAGGAGGCGTATTAGATACCCAAATACCTGGTAAAACGGGTGTTTTTTTTAAGTCCCAAACTGCCGATGCATTAATACAAGCAATTTTAGCTGCGGAAAAAATACAGTGGGATGGTCGTCAAATTAGACATCATGCTCTATCTAACTTCTCCGAACTAGTGTTTTTTGAAAAAGTAACCCAGGTAATTGAATCTGTTTGCGATCGCTCTATTGCTGATTTAGTCGAGCCAAAATTGCTGGAGCAAATCAGCAAAATCAACCAGGTCAATCTTAACTAAACTCTATATTCTGTGGGACAACTTTACTTTTGCAACTTTACTATTAACCAAGGCTTGATCGACAACTTATGAGAAATCTGAGAAATATTTACTTACTATAAAACCATTGCGGTAACATTAACTAAATTTTGATATTCGATTTTTCAAACCATTAATTATTACAGTTTTTAAATAATGACAGCAATAACAAACGAGAGCAAGATATCAGAAGTAGAATTAGATACTGATTTAGGTTATGGTAAGCTCTTTGCTATTTTAATTCGTCGGCGCAACTGGTTTTTGGGCATTTTAGGTGGAACTTTATTGTTAGCGGCAGTGTTCGCTTTAACTAAAGAATCTGTTTACGGAAGCTCTTTTCAATTATTAATTGAGTCTGTATACCGGAGCAAGGAATCGGATCTACAGAAAAACGTTTATGAGGAGCTAAATGTAGAAGTAGAAAACTACGCTACTCAACTAGAAGTGATGCGTAGTTCGGAGTTATTAGCAAAAGCCAGAAAAGCCTTAAGATCCCAATATCCTAATTTAGATTTAGAGACATTAGAAGATAACTTTGTTATTTCTCAAGTCCAAGGAGATGACTACGAAGACGATCGCGTCAAAACTACGGTTTTTGAAGCTGAATATACCGATAACGATCCTCGAAAAACCAAACAAGTATTAGAAACAATCATTCAAGTCTATCAAGACTATACCCTCGAACAACAGCAAGAAAGACTATCTCAAGGACTATCCTTTATTGATGCCCAACTACCCATTGCTCGTCAAAAAGTAACCGAAGCAGAAAATGCTCTAGAAAATTTTCGTAAAACTAATAATCTCATCGATCCCGTACAAAGAGCCAGCAGCGCGGCATCAGATCTCAAAGACATTCAGGCTCAAAAGCGCCAGGTTCAAGTAGATTATCAAAATGCTCTCGCTCAGTACAATGCTTGGCAAAAGCAGCTAGAA
It contains:
- a CDS encoding glycosyltransferase; the encoded protein is MKIALVHDYLTQRGGAERVFELLCSYFPQADIFTSVYNPDNTISLGNRQVNTTALQYLPGATRYFRLFAPLYYPMFRTIDLGDYDLVISSTSSFAKAVRTKASATHICFCHNVTRFLWDTPTYLQQYSNYKKYYFLIEKVFSHMRKVDLKYASEPDLYIANSSTVAERIRQYYGRTSVTINYPIDSKNFYFSDSKDDFYLVACRLFGYKKVAVIIEAFNQLQLPLWIIGDGPERKQLEAQANDNIQFLGYVSDRRRRELMAKAKTVVVAALEDYGLVPVEANASGTPVISYGAGGVLDTQIPGKTGVFFKSQTADALIQAILAAEKIQWDGRQIRHHALSNFSELVFFEKVTQVIESVCDRSIADLVEPKLLEQISKINQVNLN